The following are from one region of the Stanieria cyanosphaera PCC 7437 genome:
- a CDS encoding Uma2 family endonuclease — MTAVILNLDKVGLTDEQFYILCQVNQNWNLERTAKGELVIMPPVGGESGQREADLITDLNLWNRQTQLGVVFSSSTIFSLPNGGDRSPDAAWIKNDRWNALTDKQKKGFPPICPDFVIELRSQSDALQSLQVKMQEYLNSGLSLGWLIDPQNNQVFIYRLNQAVEIVQLPAKLLGENILPGFVLNLSRF, encoded by the coding sequence GTGACAGCAGTAATTTTAAATTTAGACAAAGTTGGCTTGACAGACGAACAGTTTTACATTCTTTGTCAAGTCAATCAAAACTGGAATTTAGAACGTACTGCCAAAGGAGAATTGGTAATTATGCCACCTGTAGGAGGAGAAAGTGGACAGCGAGAAGCAGATTTAATTACTGATCTCAATCTATGGAATCGTCAAACACAATTAGGTGTAGTTTTTAGTTCTTCAACTATTTTTAGTTTACCAAACGGTGGCGACCGCTCTCCCGATGCAGCTTGGATTAAAAATGATCGCTGGAATGCTTTAACAGACAAACAAAAAAAAGGTTTTCCACCAATTTGCCCTGATTTTGTGATTGAATTGCGTTCTCAAAGCGATGCTCTTCAATCTTTACAAGTTAAAATGCAAGAATATTTAAATAGTGGTTTGTCGCTAGGCTGGTTAATTGATCCTCAAAATAACCAAGTGTTCATTTATCGTTTGAATCAAGCGGTGGAAATAGTTCAACTTCCTGCTAAATTATTGGGAGAAAATATTTTACCTGGGTTTGTCTTAAATTTATCTAGGTTTTAG
- the dndD gene encoding DNA sulfur modification protein DndD: MIFTELVLENFGVYSGRNLIDLRPKNDDSLSPIILIGGMNGGGKTTLIDAIRLALYGQRAQCSTRGNLGYADFLTQSVNIQTSLGKVTQIELSFEHIVEDRWQEFKIIRAWNKYPQDGKDSLSIIVEGNYDNGLAEIWDEYVENLLPLGISNLFLFDGEQVKELAELETPPPTVVDAISTLLGLELAEKLSIDLEVLVSRKRKALANQEQLATLQEIEEQLKQKEHQKETVKTKLQNLEKQLKFAYKEKDRAYNKFRKEGGKIAAERSQLENKIKELNNVAEKEREQLRDLAAGSLPLLLISPLLSEIKSQGEQELKTQQFKQAKNILDERDRKLLDYLNLIALQPQYIDKIKDFIAEENQVLAHYLQEQGKNYLGIDEDNLKLLTTLREERLPQQQKQAKVSLEHIKQLKLEIDNRDTQLAIAASPEDYQKLDRAVQNAHKKVLECQAEIDLVQSNYNNLEREIELIKKELKNYSETIIDRTNDEHIIQAAAKVQQTLNLFREKLILKKLNKLEIEVTECFRYLLHKSNLVHRVAIDSGSFRLSLYDPNGLPLPKQRLSAGEKQLLAVAFLWGLARVSGKNLPIVIDTPLGRLDSSHRHNLVERYFPTASHQVILLSTDTEIGKQEVQQLRESNAIAVEYLLKYDSEQRQTTLETGYFW; encoded by the coding sequence ATGATCTTCACTGAATTAGTTTTAGAAAATTTTGGAGTTTATTCAGGTCGTAATTTAATTGATTTAAGACCAAAAAATGATGATAGCCTCAGCCCAATTATTTTAATTGGTGGTATGAATGGTGGAGGAAAAACTACTTTAATTGATGCAATTAGGTTAGCTTTATACGGGCAAAGAGCGCAATGTTCGACTAGAGGTAATTTAGGTTATGCTGATTTTTTAACTCAATCAGTAAATATTCAAACTAGTTTAGGAAAAGTTACCCAAATTGAATTAAGTTTTGAACATATTGTAGAAGATCGTTGGCAGGAATTTAAAATTATTCGTGCTTGGAATAAATATCCTCAAGATGGAAAAGATAGTTTAAGTATTATTGTTGAAGGTAATTATGACAATGGTTTAGCGGAGATTTGGGATGAATATGTTGAAAATTTATTACCTCTAGGAATTTCCAATTTATTTTTATTTGATGGTGAACAAGTAAAAGAATTAGCTGAATTAGAAACACCACCGCCAACGGTAGTAGATGCGATTTCTACTTTATTGGGTTTGGAATTGGCAGAAAAGTTATCGATTGATTTAGAAGTTTTAGTTAGTAGAAAAAGAAAAGCTTTAGCTAATCAAGAACAGTTAGCAACTTTGCAAGAAATTGAAGAGCAATTAAAGCAAAAAGAACATCAAAAAGAAACAGTTAAAACCAAATTACAAAATTTGGAAAAACAGCTAAAATTTGCTTACAAAGAAAAAGACCGTGCTTACAATAAATTTAGGAAAGAAGGCGGTAAAATTGCTGCGGAAAGAAGTCAGTTAGAAAATAAAATTAAAGAGCTAAATAATGTAGCCGAAAAAGAAAGAGAACAATTAAGAGACTTGGCTGCTGGTAGTCTACCTTTATTATTAATTTCACCTTTACTATCTGAAATTAAATCCCAAGGAGAACAAGAATTAAAAACTCAACAGTTTAAACAAGCTAAGAATATTTTAGATGAACGCGATCGCAAATTATTAGATTATTTAAATTTAATTGCTCTCCAACCACAATATATTGATAAAATTAAAGATTTTATTGCTGAAGAAAATCAAGTTTTAGCTCATTATCTTCAAGAACAAGGAAAAAATTATTTGGGTATTGATGAAGATAATTTGAAACTCTTAACCACTTTAAGAGAAGAACGTTTACCTCAACAACAAAAACAAGCTAAAGTAAGCTTGGAACACATAAAACAGTTAAAATTAGAAATAGATAATAGAGATACACAATTAGCGATCGCAGCTTCTCCTGAAGATTATCAAAAATTAGATCGAGCAGTTCAAAATGCTCATAAAAAAGTTTTGGAATGTCAAGCAGAAATAGATTTAGTTCAATCTAATTACAATAATCTTGAAAGAGAAATTGAACTGATCAAAAAAGAATTAAAAAATTATAGTGAAACAATTATAGATCGTACTAACGATGAACATATTATTCAGGCAGCAGCTAAGGTACAACAAACTTTAAATTTATTCCGAGAAAAATTAATTCTCAAAAAACTCAACAAATTAGAAATTGAAGTAACCGAATGTTTTCGCTATTTACTTCACAAATCTAATTTAGTTCATCGTGTCGCTATTGATAGTGGGAGTTTTCGTTTATCTCTCTACGATCCTAACGGTTTACCCTTACCTAAACAACGTCTTTCCGCAGGAGAAAAACAATTACTTGCTGTCGCTTTTTTGTGGGGTTTAGCGAGAGTATCGGGTAAAAATTTACCCATTGTGATTGATACTCCTTTGGGAAGGTTAGACTCTTCTCATCGTCATAATTTAGTAGAAAGATATTTTCCCACTGCTTCCCATCAAGTTATTTTACTTTCAACTGATACAGAAATTGGCAAACAGGAAGTTCAACAATTAAGAGAAAGTAACGCGATCGCGGTAGAATATTTACTCAAGTATGATTCTGAGCAACGTCAAACTACCTTAGAAACAGGCTATTTTTGGTAA
- the dndC gene encoding DNA phosphorothioation system sulfurtransferase DndC, giving the protein MLEIQQKEDSQQKRTVNKFIEDIQLLTKEIQELYCSDQVPWCVGFSGGKDSSAALQLIWYAISALPAEKRKKKIHVITTDTLVENPVVSVWVGKSLEKMKIAAQKQEMPIEPHLLHPEVKDTFWVCLIGKGYPSPRMRFRWCTERLKIRPANRFIRSMIRKNGEVILVLGMRKAESNKRAAVMAKHEKDRVRDRLSPRASLINSLVYTPIEDWRTDEVWMYLMQWENPWGGNNKDLFTMYRGATADNECPLVVDTSTPSCGDSRFGCWVCTMVNKDKSMEAMIQNDEEKEWLQPLLDIRNELDIQDDRNKRDFRRIYGRVELFERNKDGKTSIEPIPGPYTKKWREYWLRRVLEAQVQVRQTAPEAYRDLTLITPEELSEIRRIWLEEKHEFDDSLPRIYEEVTGETFVDVRVGADEKLLGSDEWEILEEICNDEMHLELMSKLLDTERQFYTKSRRVGIYEKLEKCFDSSSRSKKEAIENAHDKRDLKTAALEGKVEEVREKIKELTNKKQTSKEKSQPVKATWGDIKFASKKDN; this is encoded by the coding sequence ATGTTAGAAATACAACAAAAAGAAGATAGTCAACAGAAACGAACTGTTAATAAGTTCATAGAAGATATTCAACTGCTCACCAAAGAAATTCAAGAACTATATTGTTCGGATCAAGTCCCCTGGTGTGTAGGCTTCAGTGGTGGCAAAGATTCAAGTGCAGCATTACAACTCATTTGGTATGCGATCTCTGCTCTTCCAGCAGAGAAACGTAAAAAGAAAATTCATGTAATCACAACAGATACCTTGGTAGAGAATCCAGTAGTTTCTGTTTGGGTAGGCAAGTCTCTGGAAAAAATGAAAATTGCTGCACAAAAACAGGAAATGCCGATAGAACCTCATCTTCTCCATCCAGAAGTTAAAGATACATTTTGGGTTTGTTTAATTGGTAAAGGATATCCATCCCCAAGAATGCGTTTTAGATGGTGTACTGAACGTTTAAAAATTCGTCCTGCCAATCGTTTTATTCGTAGTATGATTCGCAAGAATGGAGAAGTAATTCTTGTGCTAGGAATGCGAAAAGCTGAAAGTAATAAACGTGCTGCTGTCATGGCAAAGCATGAAAAAGATAGAGTACGCGATCGCTTAAGTCCAAGAGCGAGTTTAATTAACTCTCTTGTTTACACTCCTATTGAAGATTGGCGTACTGATGAAGTCTGGATGTATCTAATGCAGTGGGAAAATCCTTGGGGAGGAAATAATAAAGATTTATTTACCATGTATCGAGGTGCGACTGCTGATAATGAATGTCCTCTGGTAGTGGATACCTCTACTCCTAGTTGTGGTGATTCTCGCTTTGGCTGTTGGGTATGTACGATGGTGAATAAAGATAAATCAATGGAGGCAATGATTCAAAATGATGAAGAGAAAGAATGGTTACAACCTCTACTAGATATTCGTAACGAACTCGATATTCAAGATGATAGAAATAAAAGAGATTTTCGCCGTATCTATGGAAGAGTAGAATTATTTGAACGGAACAAAGACGGAAAAACTTCGATTGAACCGATACCGGGACCTTATACTAAAAAATGGCGAGAATATTGGTTAAGAAGAGTTCTCGAAGCACAAGTGCAAGTACGTCAAACTGCACCAGAAGCATATCGAGATCTTACTTTAATTACGCCTGAAGAGTTGAGTGAAATTCGGCGGATTTGGTTGGAAGAAAAACATGAGTTTGATGATAGTTTGCCTCGCATTTATGAAGAAGTAACAGGAGAAACTTTTGTGGATGTTCGAGTTGGTGCAGATGAAAAGTTATTGGGTAGTGATGAATGGGAAATTTTAGAAGAGATTTGTAATGATGAGATGCACTTGGAATTGATGTCAAAATTATTAGATACAGAAAGACAATTTTATACTAAGTCTCGTCGCGTTGGCATTTATGAAAAATTAGAAAAATGTTTTGATAGCAGTTCGAGAAGTAAAAAAGAAGCGATTGAAAATGCTCATGACAAACGAGATTTAAAAACTGCTGCTCTGGAAGGAAAAGTAGAAGAAGTTAGAGAAAAGATCAAGGAATTGACCAATAAAAAGCAAACATCAAAAGAAAAATCTCAACCAGTAAAAGCAACTTGGGGAGATATTAAGTTTGCTAGCAAAAAAGATAACTAA
- a CDS encoding HNH endonuclease, with the protein MEYEEIHSFLDTTADKLESCWDVKILSHIANQRVPDLVMSGRGTLLRADIHLLWTQWFLESICDPNKFINSSQGYAHIFKVVQQRIPFICNQISESELQKLTIDISRLIAKEVERRKTRKRIRLDIDKKKLLWDIQGLEPRCWICGYKFTNWAENKFLGYSNCKEVPLPRFVDYMTLHGLKQRDVSVEIDHAVPFSKGGTDELDNLRLSCGWCNCHKSDRLSIYDVTVQPQIIEHPKFGKQSIPHPFWVVRLLSIRRRCEYEGNCDKTVNNSQLTLIYKHPEGAMNPANLKVICQEHDPLGSSRLISRDIAEQMR; encoded by the coding sequence ATGGAATACGAAGAAATTCATTCTTTTCTTGATACAACAGCAGATAAACTTGAATCTTGTTGGGATGTAAAAATTCTTAGTCATATTGCTAATCAAAGAGTACCCGACCTAGTTATGAGTGGTCGAGGAACTCTTTTAAGAGCAGATATTCATCTTCTTTGGACACAATGGTTTTTAGAATCTATTTGCGATCCAAATAAATTCATCAATTCTTCTCAAGGTTACGCGCATATATTTAAAGTTGTTCAGCAAAGAATACCTTTTATTTGTAATCAAATTTCTGAATCAGAACTTCAGAAACTTACTATAGACATTTCAAGACTGATAGCTAAAGAAGTAGAAAGAAGAAAAACAAGAAAGCGCATTCGGCTTGATATCGATAAAAAAAAGCTGTTGTGGGATATACAAGGCTTAGAACCACGTTGTTGGATTTGTGGATATAAATTTACCAATTGGGCTGAAAATAAATTTTTAGGATACTCTAATTGTAAGGAAGTTCCATTGCCTCGCTTTGTTGATTACATGACATTACATGGTTTAAAACAACGAGATGTCTCTGTTGAAATCGATCATGCAGTTCCTTTTTCTAAAGGAGGAACAGATGAGTTAGATAATCTCCGTTTGTCATGTGGATGGTGTAATTGTCACAAAAGCGATCGCTTATCAATATATGATGTTACAGTTCAACCTCAAATAATAGAACATCCAAAATTTGGCAAACAGTCTATTCCACATCCTTTTTGGGTTGTCAGACTTCTTTCAATACGTAGACGTTGTGAATACGAAGGAAACTGTGACAAAACAGTTAACAACAGTCAATTAACGCTAATCTATAAACATCCAGAAGGTGCAATGAATCCTGCTAATCTAAAAGTTATATGCCAAGAACACGATCCTCTTGGATCTAGTCGTTTAATTAGTAGAGACATTGCAGAGCAAATGCGTTGA
- a CDS encoding ParB N-terminal domain-containing protein produces MPIFRYKAIRVRQTDSGDWLVLFAASAVEIDIWSGVPQKKTIGTQETTGFQREENRKRIKEISSFYQNEQNIIQNPLLCALRKLDSEKIKFEPNNNQDNDDAFIQHGYLTITTEQLEELSLLELLKKVKVDLECRLPELAQRKPSDNLIQQLKQRAEIGSFSEEFEDEMNEEQDVEISDTDENMEISLTDESHILDFWEEIAAYVTVLEEIKDNFDDDNFLNYSKKSLISFLHPIVVVDGQHRLRAAVKSAKEIVKKEDKYKEKIEEILFNQDIDPNEVQQQIETEAARKLPVSLLMNNDPAEQVFQFVVVNQKATPIKPALLGTIISTSLSNEELERVSDRLENAGIKLEESRAVTFLARYPDSPFYGLVERGLNSDQKDNLKWNVLASIVKIFRDLKGGKLFHESVDYADKWKRTCLDSSNLVQEWQAQEFNNAYEYWRALDGCWREVFISFWTIIRDQLADRDNDEAWHYWGNPKQSNIFNKTSLTILAADFFQYLCERRVGIDEVSQIQHHVDQWLEGVNRDYFNRDWNLHGVKKDVPGIRKQWSKLWVEYRKDPKQLPRSNQYRVPLN; encoded by the coding sequence ATGCCTATTTTTAGATACAAAGCCATTCGAGTTCGTCAAACTGACTCTGGAGATTGGTTGGTTCTATTCGCTGCTTCAGCCGTAGAAATTGATATATGGTCAGGGGTACCACAAAAGAAAACAATTGGAACTCAAGAAACTACAGGGTTTCAAAGAGAAGAAAATAGAAAACGAATTAAAGAAATTAGTAGCTTTTATCAAAATGAGCAGAATATCATTCAAAATCCTTTGCTGTGTGCGCTACGTAAATTAGATTCGGAAAAAATTAAATTTGAACCCAACAATAACCAAGATAATGATGATGCATTTATTCAGCATGGATATTTAACTATCACCACCGAACAACTAGAAGAGTTAAGTTTACTTGAGCTATTAAAAAAAGTAAAAGTAGATTTGGAGTGCAGATTGCCAGAACTTGCTCAACGTAAACCTTCTGATAATCTTATACAACAATTAAAACAACGAGCAGAAATTGGCAGTTTTTCGGAAGAATTTGAGGATGAAATGAATGAGGAGCAAGATGTAGAAATTTCTGATACAGATGAAAATATGGAAATTTCCTTAACTGATGAGTCTCATATTTTGGATTTTTGGGAAGAAATTGCAGCTTACGTTACTGTTTTAGAAGAAATAAAAGATAACTTTGATGATGATAATTTTCTTAATTATTCAAAAAAATCTTTAATTTCATTTTTACACCCTATTGTTGTGGTAGATGGACAACATAGATTGAGAGCAGCAGTAAAATCCGCCAAAGAAATAGTAAAAAAGGAAGATAAATACAAAGAAAAAATAGAAGAAATACTGTTTAATCAAGACATCGATCCAAATGAAGTTCAACAACAAATAGAAACAGAAGCTGCGCGTAAGCTTCCCGTTTCACTATTAATGAATAACGATCCAGCAGAACAAGTATTTCAGTTTGTTGTCGTTAATCAAAAAGCAACTCCGATTAAACCAGCATTGCTAGGCACAATTATATCTACAAGCCTTTCTAATGAAGAGCTTGAACGAGTATCAGATCGCCTTGAAAATGCAGGTATTAAATTAGAAGAATCAAGAGCAGTTACATTTCTTGCTAGATATCCAGATAGTCCTTTTTATGGGTTAGTGGAAAGAGGCTTGAATTCAGATCAAAAAGATAATCTTAAATGGAATGTATTAGCCTCAATAGTTAAAATATTTCGAGATTTAAAAGGTGGAAAGTTATTTCATGAAAGTGTTGATTATGCTGATAAATGGAAACGCACTTGTTTAGATTCATCTAATCTTGTTCAAGAGTGGCAAGCTCAAGAATTTAATAATGCTTATGAATATTGGCGCGCTCTTGATGGATGCTGGCGGGAGGTATTCATTTCATTTTGGACAATAATTCGTGACCAACTTGCAGATCGAGATAATGATGAAGCTTGGCATTATTGGGGAAATCCCAAACAATCAAATATTTTCAACAAAACCTCTTTAACTATTTTGGCAGCAGATTTCTTTCAGTATTTGTGTGAACGTCGTGTAGGTATAGATGAAGTATCTCAGATTCAGCATCATGTTGACCAATGGCTAGAAGGAGTTAACCGAGATTATTTTAATAGAGATTGGAATTTACATGGTGTCAAAAAAGATGTTCCCGGTATTCGTAAACAGTGGTCAAAACTTTGGGTTGAATATAGAAAAGACCCCAAACAATTACCTAGATCTAATCAATATAGAGTACCTTTGAACTAA
- a CDS encoding type II toxin-antitoxin system VapC family toxin, with amino-acid sequence MVVNQSRILLDTNIALYYLGGRLTTPLPKGQYYISIITEMELLSYPSLSPTEEQQIQNFLSQLLIVNINNSIKKMAISLRKQYRLKLPDAIIAATAQSLQAILLTNDNRICNIGSLITQSMPIT; translated from the coding sequence ATGGTTGTGAATCAATCACGAATTTTGCTTGATACCAATATTGCTCTTTATTATCTTGGTGGAAGATTGACAACTCCTCTTCCTAAAGGACAATATTACATTTCAATCATCACAGAAATGGAACTTCTTTCCTATCCAAGTCTTAGTCCAACTGAGGAACAGCAAATTCAAAACTTTTTGTCTCAACTGCTAATTGTTAACATTAACAATTCCATCAAAAAAATGGCAATTTCTCTACGCAAACAATATCGACTTAAACTTCCTGATGCGATTATTGCAGCAACAGCCCAATCGCTTCAAGCAATCTTACTCACTAATGATAATAGGATATGTAATATAGGCTCTTTAATAACTCAATCTATGCCTATTACTTAG
- a CDS encoding helix-turn-helix domain-containing protein, which yields MTLTINPESYGKLLSKYLPKVITNEAENERALSIAETLSNQSDLTPEEEQLLDLLVTLIEDFETKQYTFENNSTPLSRLHFLMEANNLRQSDLLDIFGSKGIASEVFNGKRQISKNHAVRLGARFNVDPALFLV from the coding sequence ATGACTCTCACTATCAATCCTGAAAGTTACGGTAAACTATTGTCCAAATATTTGCCCAAAGTAATTACTAATGAAGCTGAAAATGAACGAGCTTTAAGTATTGCTGAAACTTTGTCTAACCAATCTGACTTGACTCCTGAAGAAGAACAGCTTTTAGATTTATTGGTAACATTAATTGAAGACTTTGAAACTAAGCAATACACTTTTGAAAATAATTCAACACCTTTGTCTAGATTACATTTTTTGATGGAAGCTAATAACTTGCGTCAATCCGATTTATTAGACATTTTTGGTTCTAAAGGAATTGCCTCAGAAGTTTTTAATGGGAAGCGTCAAATTAGTAAAAATCATGCCGTTAGATTAGGTGCAAGGTTTAATGTTGACCCTGCTTTGTTTTTAGTATGA
- a CDS encoding type II toxin-antitoxin system HigB family toxin encodes MRLIAIAKLREAASNYPDVSNQIEDFYRTLKIVDWQNLIDVQKTFFSAEAVGNFTVINIKGNKYRLILDINYQKQLVFFKYFLTHAEYSKDKWKNDSHYQS; translated from the coding sequence ATGAGATTAATTGCAATCGCAAAACTGCGAGAAGCAGCATCTAACTATCCAGATGTTAGTAATCAGATTGAGGATTTTTATCGGACTCTTAAAATAGTTGATTGGCAAAATTTGATTGATGTTCAAAAAACTTTTTTCTCAGCCGAAGCAGTAGGTAATTTTACCGTAATTAATATTAAAGGAAATAAGTATCGTTTGATATTAGATATTAACTATCAAAAACAATTAGTATTTTTTAAATATTTTTTGACTCATGCAGAATATAGCAAGGATAAGTGGAAAAATGACTCTCACTATCAATCCTGA
- a CDS encoding DUF29 domain-containing protein, giving the protein MYSQDFVAWTEKQAELLHSRQFNELDLENLAEDIYSLGNEQKHKVDSYLRQLLKHLLLYHYWNSEREYCANGSIDEIGNFRFELEQLLESKTLYNHLVARFDYIYGKARKQAITKSQIKDIPEVCPYTVEEVLNEDFLPPC; this is encoded by the coding sequence ATGTACTCACAAGACTTTGTAGCTTGGACAGAGAAACAAGCAGAACTATTGCATTCTCGACAATTCAATGAGTTAGATCTTGAAAATTTAGCAGAGGATATCTATAGTTTGGGTAATGAGCAAAAGCATAAGGTTGATAGTTATTTACGGCAACTACTCAAACATCTATTGCTCTATCACTATTGGAACTCTGAACGAGAATACTGCGCCAATGGATCGATTGATGAAATTGGTAACTTTCGCTTTGAACTAGAGCAATTATTAGAATCAAAAACTCTATACAATCATTTAGTAGCTAGATTCGATTATATTTACGGCAAGGCAAGAAAACAAGCGATTACTAAATCTCAAATTAAAGATATTCCTGAAGTTTGTCCCTACACTGTAGAAGAAGTTTTAAATGAAGATTTTTTACCACCTTGTTAA
- a CDS encoding DUF29 domain-containing protein, translating to MLYEQDFYAWTIATAKALRERDLINLDWDNLIEEIESLGRQEKRELINRLIILVMHLLKWQYQPNKRSRSWELTIKIQRLDVEKLLLDNPSLKSYLKEAISSGYNKAVLKAAQETGLAIEVFPSVCPYTWEELIDNDFMPN from the coding sequence ATGCTTTACGAGCAAGATTTTTATGCCTGGACAATTGCCACAGCTAAGGCTTTAAGAGAACGAGATTTAATTAATCTAGATTGGGATAATCTGATTGAGGAGATTGAAAGTTTGGGGAGGCAGGAAAAAAGAGAGCTAATTAATCGTTTAATTATTTTAGTAATGCACTTATTAAAATGGCAATATCAGCCTAATAAACGCTCGCGTAGTTGGGAGTTAACTATTAAAATTCAACGACTTGATGTGGAAAAATTGCTCTTAGATAATCCTAGCCTTAAATCTTATCTAAAAGAAGCAATTTCATCTGGTTACAATAAAGCAGTTTTGAAAGCAGCACAAGAAACTGGGTTGGCAATTGAAGTTTTTCCTTCTGTTTGTCCTTATACTTGGGAAGAGTTAATAGATAATGATTTTATGCCTAATTAA
- a CDS encoding alpha/beta fold hydrolase, which produces MPLIDIRGVDHYYEWIHQGNLGNKPVMVFIHGWGGSARYWRDIATALSDRFDCLLYDLRGFGRSLLPSLALDLSYELEEYGEDLAILLATLGLDEVYVHAHSMGASVATLFINRYSEKVKQAILTCNGIFEYDEKAFAAFYKFGGYVVKFRYKWFLNIPFADRMFMARFLARAIAPEERRAFLEDYLMADYQAALNTIFTCVSKKAVEIMPQEFAKISVPTLMISGEKDIIIPALMGRQAAALNDKIEYVEIANTAHFPMLEDRESYLQVVNEFLRVESVV; this is translated from the coding sequence ATGCCTCTGATTGATATTCGTGGTGTAGATCATTATTACGAATGGATTCATCAAGGAAACTTGGGTAACAAACCAGTCATGGTGTTTATTCATGGTTGGGGAGGATCGGCAAGATATTGGCGGGATATTGCTACCGCCTTATCAGATCGATTTGATTGTTTGCTTTACGATTTGCGTGGTTTTGGACGTTCCCTTTTGCCCTCTCTTGCTTTAGATTTGAGTTATGAGTTAGAGGAATATGGGGAAGATTTAGCTATTTTATTAGCGACTTTAGGTTTGGATGAGGTATATGTTCATGCTCATTCAATGGGTGCTTCTGTCGCAACTTTATTTATTAATCGCTACAGTGAGAAAGTTAAACAAGCTATTTTGACTTGTAATGGGATTTTTGAATACGATGAGAAAGCATTTGCTGCTTTTTATAAGTTTGGTGGTTATGTAGTTAAGTTTCGCTACAAATGGTTCTTAAATATTCCCTTTGCCGACAGAATGTTTATGGCAAGGTTTTTAGCTCGTGCGATCGCACCTGAAGAACGGCGTGCTTTTTTAGAAGATTATTTAATGGCAGATTATCAAGCAGCGTTGAATACTATTTTTACTTGTGTTAGTAAAAAGGCTGTAGAAATAATGCCTCAAGAGTTTGCCAAGATTTCAGTGCCGACGTTGATGATTTCTGGTGAGAAAGATATTATTATTCCTGCGTTAATGGGAAGGCAAGCAGCAGCTTTGAATGACAAGATTGAATATGTAGAGATTGCTAATACGGCGCATTTTCCCATGTTGGAGGATCGGGAGAGTTATTTGCAAGTAGTCAATGAGTTTTTAAGAGTTGAAAGTGTAGTTTGA